The DNA sequence TGAAGCATCGCGGCAGACACCGCCGGCGCAGGCGGGGCAGGGCGTTGCGGGCGGCGCTGGCCGGGACCGCCCTCGCCCTGACCGCGGCCGCCACCATGATCAGTGCCTCGCAGGCCACGGACGCCGACGACCCCGGGGCGCTGAAGCCGCTGACCGCCTCCTCCGAGACCACGCCGCTGCGGCTGGCCGAGCACGGCGTCCCGCGCGACGCGCTCGACCGGCTCTCCGAGGGGATGGGCCGGCCCGTGGGCGTCTCCGACGTGCTCGCCGACCCGGACGGCGCGCTGCGCGACGCGCGGGACTGCACGGCGGACGACCGCCGTGCGCTGCCGGTCGAGCCGGCCGCGACGCGGGCGTACTGCTGGCCGGCCGCCGACACCGAGGGCTGGCAGCCCGGCGCGGTGACCACCTCGGGGGACGCGGACGACGACGGCCACTGGGGCGAGCACCGGGTGATCCTCTCCGGCTGGAGCACGGCGGGCACGACGGCCGGGGGCACCCTCGCCCGCGTCGCCTTCGTCGACGCCGGTGACCCGGACCGCCCCCGCTACACCTGGGCCCTGTTGACCGTTCCGGTGGCCGAGGGCCGCGACTACCGCGGGCTCGGCTCCACCGTGTCCGGCATGGTCTGGTACCAGGACAAGCTGCTGGTCACCGCCGGCCGGGGCGAGACCGGGGCGCTGTACGTGTACGACGTGGACCGGCTCCAGCGGACCACCGTGAACGGCACGTCCGTCGGCCGGGTGCCCGGCGGCTGGTCGGCCGCGGGAGCGCGGTACGTCCTGCCGGCCGTCGCCTCCTACCGGGCGAACGGGGCCGGCGCTCCCCTGCCGGGCGGTATCTCCCTGGACCGCAGCACGGCGCCGGACAGCCTGGTCGCCCACGAGGAGACACCCGCCGACGAGGACGGACCCACCCGGCTGTGGCGGTACGCGTTCGCCACCGACCCGGAGCGCGCGGGCCTGCTGGAGACCGACCCGGTCGCCCACGCGCACGCGATCGCGGCGTACGAGACCGAACTGACCGGGGTGCGCGGTGTGCTGTCGTACCGGTCGGGCTGGTACCTGGGCCGGACGGCCGGGGCGCGGGACGAGCGGGGCACGCTGTGGCGGCAGGACGCGGACGGGGCCCGTCCCACCCGCTGTGGGGCGGACGAGACGCACCGCTGCTGGAGCGGACCGACGGCCTCCCTCTCCTACTGGCAGGAGACCGGTGACCTCTGGTCGCAGTCCGGCCGCGTGCTGTTCGCCCTGCCCCTGGCCTCGGTCGACCGGTCGCTCGACTAGGACCCGCTCGCTCCAGGGCTTCGATCCCGCTGGTGCCGATCAGGCGTTCGACAGATGCTCGTGCCGGATGCTTCCCTTTCGGGCATGACGACCATCCCCGTGACCACCTGGTCCCTGGAGCAGACCGCGCCCACCGACCTCCTCGCGGCCGCCGTGCCCGAGGGGGACGTGCGGATCGTCCGCTCCGCGGTGCCCTCGCCCGAGTTCAGCCGCTTCCTGTACGCCTCGGTCGGCGGTGACATCCGCTGGACCGACCGGCTGGACTGGACGTACGCGCGGTGGCTGGCGCACCTGGACCGGCCGGGCGTGGAGACCTGGGTCGCGTACGACCGCGGGACACCCGCCGGGTACGTGGAGCTGGAGGCGCAGGACGGCGGCGCCGTGGAGATCGTCTACTTCGGGCTGCTGCCCGCCTTCCGGGGGCGGCGGATCGGCGGTCACCTGCTGTCGTACGGCGCGGCGCGCGCCTGGGACCTGGCGGAGCGGTGGCCGGGACGGAAGCCGACCACGCGGGTGTGGCTGCACACCTGCAGCAAGGACGGCGACCACGCCCTGGACAACTACCGGCGCCGGGGCTTCACCGTGTTCGACACCAAGGTCGAGGAGGAGCCCGAGGTGGCGACGCCGGGCCCGTGGCCGGGCGCCTACCCCGCCTGACCAGCGCGGACAAGACCGCCCGCGACGCTTGTGACCAAGGACACCCTTGTCTCTGCATTCGAGACAAGGGTGTCCGAATTTTGGACGAAGCTGGACTGTGTCCAGATCGCCATGACACGCTTCCGTCATGCCTGGAACTGGAATCGCCTTGGTGAGTCGGCGGCACGTCGACCTCGGCCGCATGTCCAGCGCCATCTGTCCGGCGCGCTGAGAGCACCCAGCAGCGCCCGACATCTCCTCTTCACCCCCTTCTCCGCGCAATGACGCGCGAGTCTGCACGTGCGCCCGTATGCGCAGGTCAGAGCATCCCGCCCGCCGCAACGCATCGACGGCACCACCTGCCGACCCCATCCGTCGCTGTCCCGAAGGACGTAATCGCCATGGCCGCCACCCCGCAGAAGCCTGACGCCGCGACTCCCCGCCGCAAGGTGAGCCGTCACCGCGGCGAGGGCCAGTGGGCCGCGGGTCACTTCACCCCGCTCAACGGCAACGAACAGTTCAAGAAGGACGACGACGGTCTCAATGTGCGGACACGCATTGAGACGATCTACTCCAAGCGCGGGTTCGACTCGATCGACCCCAACGACCTGCGCGGGCGGATGCGCTGGTGGGGCCTCTACACCCAGCGCAAGCCCGGGATCGACGGCGGCAAGACCGCGATCCTGGAGCCGGAGGAGCTGGACGACGAGTACTTCATGCTGCGGGTGCGCATCGACGGCGGTGCGCTGACCACCGCTCAGCTGCGCGTCGTCGGTGAGATCTCGCAGGAGTTCGCGCGCGGCACCGCCGACATCACCGACCGGCAGAACGTGCAGTACCACTGGATCCGCATCGAGGACGTGCCCGCGATCTGGGACCGCCTGGAGGCCGTCGGCCTGTCCACGGTCACCGCCTGCGGCGACACCCCCCGCGTGATGATCGGCTCCCCCGTCGCCGGCATCGCCGAGGACGAGATCATCGACGGCACCCCGGCGCTGGAGGAGATCAAGCGGCGCGTCCTGGGCAACAAGGCGTACTCGAACCTCCCCCGCAAGTTCAAGACGGCCATCTCCGGCTCGCCCGTCCTCGACGTGGTGCACGAGATCAACGACGTCGCGTTCGTCGGCGTCCGCCACCCCGAGTACGGGCCGGGCTTCGACCTGTGGGTCGGCGGCGGTCTGTCCACCAACCCCAAGCTGGGTGTGCGGCTGGGCACCTGGGTGCCCGAGGAGGACGTCCCCGACGTCTACGAGGGCGTCCTGTCGATCTTCCGCGACTACGGCTACCGCCGGCTGCGCAACCGGGCCCGTCTGAAGTTCCTGGTCGCCGACTGGGGCGCGGAGAAGTTCCGCCAGGTGCTGGAGGACGAGTACCTGGGGCGCAGGCTGACCGAC is a window from the Streptomyces capillispiralis genome containing:
- a CDS encoding putative leader peptide translates to MPGTGIALVSRRHVDLGRMSSAICPAR
- a CDS encoding GNAT family N-acetyltransferase produces the protein MTTIPVTTWSLEQTAPTDLLAAAVPEGDVRIVRSAVPSPEFSRFLYASVGGDIRWTDRLDWTYARWLAHLDRPGVETWVAYDRGTPAGYVELEAQDGGAVEIVYFGLLPAFRGRRIGGHLLSYGAARAWDLAERWPGRKPTTRVWLHTCSKDGDHALDNYRRRGFTVFDTKVEEEPEVATPGPWPGAYPA
- a CDS encoding nitrite/sulfite reductase is translated as MAATPQKPDAATPRRKVSRHRGEGQWAAGHFTPLNGNEQFKKDDDGLNVRTRIETIYSKRGFDSIDPNDLRGRMRWWGLYTQRKPGIDGGKTAILEPEELDDEYFMLRVRIDGGALTTAQLRVVGEISQEFARGTADITDRQNVQYHWIRIEDVPAIWDRLEAVGLSTVTACGDTPRVMIGSPVAGIAEDEIIDGTPALEEIKRRVLGNKAYSNLPRKFKTAISGSPVLDVVHEINDVAFVGVRHPEYGPGFDLWVGGGLSTNPKLGVRLGTWVPEEDVPDVYEGVLSIFRDYGYRRLRNRARLKFLVADWGAEKFRQVLEDEYLGRRLTDGPAPEQPVQRWRDHIGVHRQKDGRFYVGFAPRVGRVDGTTLTKIADVAEAHGSGRVRTTVEQKMIILDVAEDRVDSLVESLEALDLSARPSPFRRGTMACTGIEFCKLAIVETKARGASLIDELERRIPDFDEPLTINLNGCPNACARIQVADIGLKGQLMLNDRGEQVEGYQVHLGGALGLQAGFGRKVRGLKVTADELPDYIERVLKRFEAEREDGERFAAWVGRASEEALS